From Anopheles arabiensis isolate DONGOLA chromosome 3, AaraD3, whole genome shotgun sequence, a single genomic window includes:
- the LOC120899863 gene encoding uncharacterized protein LOC120899863 yields MLRDYFTIEDYCTKVTNEKLDTEEERRANRILKETTKRVEQGNRFETGLLWNSDSPNFPDSYPMAVKRMQALERKFAQMPALEEKVRQTISEYEAKGYAHKASLEELSSQAVEKIWYLPLGVVQNPKKPGKIRLIWDAAAKVEGVSFNLRMLKGPDLLAPLPQILCQFRQFPVAVSGDIMEMFHQIRIRHPDRQSQRFVYRKSPSNPIQIYVMDVATFGSTCSPAAAQYVKNLNAQEYSTEFPRAANAIIKNHYVDDYLQSFKTVDEAIQIVKEVSLVHSKGGFTLRRFMSNSTEVLKSVGDSAEETSKDLMLERGENTGSVLGMKWKTGEDVFTFSFSSNESVQHILREDHIPSKREVLKVVMSLFDPMGLISFFLVHGKTLIQEVWIRGIDWDDQIPVDIYKRWREWTNLLPQLDKLRIPRCYFQSPYPRNIDDIQLHVFVDASETAYCAVAYFRIETEGSIQLGLIGGKTKVAPLKTISIPRLELKAAVLGCRMLSSIKEQHSFPIKRHFLWSDANVCLAWIKSANPRRYQQFVSVRVGEILTTTDPQDWRWVPSKQNVADLATKWNTGPELVMENPWLTGPRFLHEKEDRWPLKQSMHDTNEEPLEKTPSFCSIHHSVQKQSTEQG; encoded by the exons ATGTTGCGAGACTACTTCACGATAGAGGATTACTGCACGAAAGTTACAAATGAGAAACTggacacagaagaagaaagacgAGCGAATCGCAtattaaaagaaacaacaaaacgcgtCGAGCAAGGTAATCGCTTCGAAACAGGGCTGCTTTGGAATTCTGACTCTCCAAATTTCCCTGATAGCTACCCTATGGCAGTTAAACGAATGCAAGCACTAGAAAGAAAGTTCGCACAAATGCCGGCACTTGAAGAAAAGGTACGGCAAACTATATCGGAATATGAAGCAAAGGGATACGCCCACAAAGCTAGCCTAGAAGAACTTTCATCTCAGGCAGTTGAAAAAATATGGTATCTGCCATTGGGGGTGGTACAAAATCCAAAGAAGCCAGGCAAGATAAGGTTGATCtgggatgcagcagcaaaagttgAAGGAGTATCATTCAATCTAAGAATGCTGAAAGGGCCGGATCTTCTGGCCCCGCTGCCACAGATCTTATGTCAGTTTCGACAATTTCCAGTAGCAGTGTCGGGGGATATAATGGAGATGTTCCATCAAATCCGAATTCGTCACCCTGATCGCCAATCACAGCGCTTCGTATATCGCAAGAGCCCTTCAAATCCGATACAAATATATGTAATGGACGTGGCGACGTTCGGTTCTACGTGCTCTCCCGCCGCAGCCCAGTACGTGAAAAATCTAAATGCACAAGAATACTCAACAGAATTTCCACGGGCTGCTAACGCAATCATAAAAAACCACTACGTAGACGACTATTTGCAGAGCTTCAAGACAGTAGACGAAGCAATACAAATCGTGAAAGAAGTTAGTCTCGTACACTCTAAGGGCGGTTTCACACTTCGTCGATTCATGTCCAACTCGACAGAAGTACTAAAAAGCGTCGGAGACTCAGCGGAAGAAACGTCAAAGGATCTTATGCTAGAACGAGGAGAAAACACGGGGTCAGTCTTaggaatgaaatggaagaCAGGCGAAGATGTCTTCAcattctccttctcctccaacGAAAGTGTCCAGCATATTCTCCGCGAAGACCATATTCCCTCAAAAAGAGAAGTGTTGAAAGTCGTAATGAGCCTATTTGATCCTATGGGACTTATATCCTTCTTCCTGGTCCATGGGAAAACCCTCATTCAGGAAGTATGGATAAGAGGCATCGATTGGGATGATCAAATACCGGTCGATATATATAAACGATGGCGAGAGTGGACAAATCTACTTCCACAACTAGATAAACTACGCATACCAAGATGCTATTTTCAATCCCCTTACCCTAGAAATATCGATGACATACAGCTGCATGTCTTCGTAGATGCAAGCGAAACCGCGTACTGCGCTGTGGCGTATTTTCGAATAGAGACAGAAGGATCGATCCAACTTGGACTAATAGGTGGTAAAACTAAAGTGGCCCCCCTTAAGACGATATCCATTCCAAGACTAGAACTAAAAGCAGCCGTTCTAGGATGTCGAATGCTGTCCAGTATTAAAGAGCAGCACTCCTTTCCCATAAAACGACATTTCCTATGGAGTGATGCAAATGTTTGCTTGGCATGGATAAAGTCAGCTAACCCTCGACGTTATCAACAGTTCGTCTCCGTGCGAGTGGGGGAAATACTGACCACTACAGATCCACAAGACTGGAGGTGGGTGccgtcaaaacaaaacgtaGCAGACTTGGCCACCAAGTGGAACACCGGCCCCGAACTAGTGATGGAAAATCCTTGGCTTACCGGTCCTCGATTCCTGCACGAAAAAGAGGACCGATGGCCTCTGAAACAATCCATGCATGACACCAACGAGGAG CCTCTGGAGAAAACTCCTTCGTTCTGCAGCATTCATCATTCGGTACAAAAACAATCTACGGAGCAAGGTTAA